A portion of the Paenibacillus sp. PvR098 genome contains these proteins:
- a CDS encoding aromatic acid exporter family protein → MIGARVIKTCLAVAISILIAKSLDLYAYHFAGIIAVLSVQPSLYRSLRNGVQQTASAVIGAVLGAIALFTLGESFLAMGFITFLLMALHVYIKWTNSLLVSVVIAINTMGTIGLNFWEAAYNQIVLVFIGTGVGALINLVHKPVHQERAEVILNQAEGMLRALLHYIFLDLEKNRMTPYSSMKNQFDEIRMYIKKGKEISGLINEDRKFRKSNFKNTSKIFKSFETMLERIHDMSKVLTKVELVEDELIFSKKTIHILITMQEKIIQGKKLNLKLLKRVLDKKRNQLWKNSIDSEGFYNFYGYIKEYLNELEHFLVENSGQIKKQLSYSSIDRPGLLAQISKILVKYNLNITDVSIRVNGEFATTTIEGTCKFDFEGDQMLQEILKIDHVLSVEFR, encoded by the coding sequence ATGATTGGTGCGAGAGTAATAAAGACTTGTCTGGCTGTTGCCATATCCATTCTTATTGCTAAAAGCTTGGATTTGTATGCATATCATTTTGCTGGAATCATTGCTGTTTTATCTGTGCAACCGTCACTATATCGCTCATTACGTAATGGTGTTCAACAAACAGCCAGCGCTGTAATAGGAGCTGTTCTCGGGGCTATAGCCTTATTTACCCTAGGGGAATCTTTTTTAGCCATGGGGTTCATTACATTCCTGTTGATGGCACTCCATGTCTACATTAAGTGGACGAATTCCCTTTTAGTATCCGTCGTCATCGCCATTAATACCATGGGAACGATAGGGCTTAATTTTTGGGAAGCGGCATACAATCAAATCGTCTTAGTATTCATTGGAACAGGTGTCGGAGCCCTAATCAATTTAGTACACAAGCCTGTTCATCAAGAAAGAGCGGAAGTCATCCTGAATCAGGCGGAAGGAATGCTTCGGGCGCTTCTTCATTATATTTTTCTTGACTTGGAAAAAAATCGAATGACGCCGTATTCATCCATGAAAAATCAATTCGATGAAATTAGAATGTATATAAAAAAAGGTAAGGAGATTTCAGGTCTTATTAATGAAGATCGAAAGTTTCGTAAAAGCAATTTTAAAAATACATCTAAAATCTTCAAATCATTTGAAACGATGCTGGAACGAATTCATGACATGTCCAAAGTTCTTACGAAAGTAGAATTAGTAGAGGATGAACTCATATTTTCGAAAAAAACAATTCATATTCTTATTACAATGCAAGAAAAGATCATTCAAGGGAAAAAGTTGAATCTGAAATTACTTAAGCGTGTATTAGATAAAAAAAGAAACCAATTGTGGAAGAATTCGATCGATTCGGAGGGGTTTTACAATTTTTATGGATATATAAAAGAATATCTTAATGAGCTGGAACATTTCCTAGTCGAAAACTCAGGTCAGATAAAAAAACAATTATCCTATTCTTCGATTGATCGTCCGGGACTTTTAGCGCAAATCTCTAAAATATTGGTAAAGTATAACTTAAATATTACGGACGTTTCCATACGCGTTAACGGTGAATTTGCAACTACAACAATTGAGGG